CGGTCGCTGCCGCCGCCAGTGCCACCAATCTCGGCGCGGTGACGGTCAACGCCACCACGCTGCAGGACGTGAAGACGTCCGAGGTCGGCCAGACAGTTTCGCTGCACCAGATCAACACCACTCCGGAAGCCTCGCGCAACTTCCTCGAGTTCGCCGACACGGTGCCGGGCATGGTGTTCACCCGCGACGCCAACGGCAACACCAGCCTTCGTTCGGGCGCGCAGGCGAGCTCGGCGATCAACGTGTACATCGACGGCGTCGGCCAGAAGAACTACGTGCTGCCGGGCGGTATCACCGGGCAGAACGCCAGCCAGGGCAATCCGTTCCCGCAGCTGGCGATCGGCGAATACAAGGTCATCACGTCGAACTACAAGGCCGAGTACGACCAGATTTCCAGCGCCGCGGTCGTTGCCCAGACCAAGTCAGGCACCAACCAGTTCCACGGTGACGTGTTCGGTGACTACACCAACACCCGCATGCGCGCCGAAACGCCGGCCGAACAGGCCGCGGGCAAGAAGACGCCCTCGCACGAGAAAGACTACGGCTTCGACCTCGGCGGTCCGATCATCAAGGACAAGGCGCACTTCTTCATCACCTACGAAGGCAAGGAATTCAATACGCCGACCACGGTGGTGCCAGGTGTCGATACCGCTTATGTCAGCCAGCTTCCGGCCAGTGTGCAGAGCCTGTTCGGCCCGACCAACCTGTCGTTCAAGGAGAATGACTGGTTCGGCAAGATCGACTACGAGCCGACCGACCGCGATCGCTTCGAGTTCAGCGGCAAGTACCGTCATGAGACGTCCATCGGCGGCGTCGGTGGCGTGACGGCGGCTACGGCCGCGCTCAACACCATCAATACCGACAAGCGCTTCGACATCCGCTGGGATCACAGCGCCTACAGCTGGTTCAACCGCCTGCAGGTGACCTACGAGAACGCGTTCTTCTCGCCCACCCCGGCCACGTTTGGTGCCGGTGCCGCATACACGCCGGCCAGCAACCAGAACCAGGTGATCCTGCAGACCGGCAACTCGCCGCTGGCGCAGCAGAACAAGGGGCAGAAGGGTCCGGCGATCCAGGACGACCTCACCTTCAACGACTTCGAATGGCATGGCGACCATGTCGTGAAGATGGGCGTGAAATACAAGGCGGTGAAGTTGCTGGCGCAGGACGCGGGCGATGCCAACGCATTGTTCAGCTATGCGGTGTCGCCCACCAGTGGCACCGAATCGATCCCGTACAAGGTGCAGTTCGGCTCGCCGGTGCCCGGCCTCAGCCCGGTTGCAACCAGCTCCGACAAGCAGTTCGGCATGTACGTGCAGGATGACTGGGCGGTCAACGAACACCTGACCCTGAACCTCGGTGTGCGCTGGGATTACGAAGAGACGCCGTCGTACCTCAACTACGTCACCCCGGCCAATGTGGTTGCTGCACTCAACTCGCAGGACCCGAAGGCGCCGGCAGGCCAGACCTATGCGCAGTCCCTGGCCAAGGGCGGCGTGAACGTCAACGACTACATCAGCACCGGCCACAACCGCCATGCACCCAAGAACGAATGGCAGCCGCGACTGGGCTTCTCGTACGACATCAACGGTGACCAGGATCACGTGATCTTCGGCGGTTACGGCCGTTCCTACGACCGTAACCTGTACGAGTCGCTGCAGGTGGAGCAGACCAAGTCGGTGCTGTCGCAGCCGACGCTGTACTTCAACACGCCGATGGAACCCTGCACGTCGAGCTCGACCTGCCTGACCTGGGATCCGAAGTACCTCAACATCAGCGCGTTGCAGGCGCTGGTTGCCGGCAGCACGGCGGGCAAGGAAATCGATCTCGTCAACAACAACCTGAAGGCGCCGTATTCCGATCAGTTCAGCATCGGCATGCGCAACCGGGTGGGCGAGTGGAACACCAGCGTTTCGCTGGTCGATATCCGCAGCCACAACGGTCTGGTCTACACCTTGGGCAATCGTTATCCGGACGGTGCGTTCTGGCAGAAGGGCAGCCAGCCCTGGGGCGATGGCGTGCCGGGCTTCGGTAGCCTGATCATCGGCAACAACGGCCTGCAGACTCATACCAAGCAGGTCCTGATCGAGGTCGACAAACCGTACACGCACGAATCGCACTGGGGCGCGACCATCGCCTATACCTATTCGGATGCGTGGCAGAACAACGACAACAACGATCCGACCGACCAGTACGCATTCGACTTCGCGACCATCGGCAACTACCCCTACACCCGGTCCGGCGTCTCCAAGCACCGGCTGGTAGCGACCGGCAGCCTGGATGGTCCGTGGGGCCTGGTGTTCGGCGCCAAGCTGACCCTGGCCACGCCAATTCCGGATCTTGGCCTGGCGTGCTATGGCCTGACGCCGACCAATGTCGACCAGGGTCGCACCAACGGTGGTGGCTGCCAGTCGTACTCGATCGCACCGCCGGGCAACGGCCGCTTCCTGATCGGCGGCAAGATCTTCGGTTACCGCGATTTCGATTTCCAGGCGACCAAGAACTTCCGCGTCTGGGGCGGCCTGAACGCCTACGCGCGTCTGGACGTGATCAACGCGTTCAACTGGAACAACTATGTCGGGTACCTGCAGAGCTTCGGCTCCAACGGCGTGCTGAACCGGACGCCGGTGATCTACAACCCGACGGGCGACATCACCGGCTATCCACGCACGGTCAGGCTTAGTGTGGGCATGAGCTTCTGATTTCCCCCCGGAGGCCGATCGCCGCCATTGGCGGCGATCCCGGGCGGCATCCGTGATGGCGGATGCCGCCTGGTGTGCCTCGTTTACCTGCAACCAGCCGTCGACACAGTGCCTGCCATGAATGAGCAAACCGTCAAGCGCATCGTCATCGTCGGCGGCGGCACGGCCGGCTGGATGGCGGCTGCGGCCATGGCCAAGGTGCTGGGTCCCGGTTACACGGTGCAGCTGGTGGAATCGGAGGAAATCGGTACCGTTGGTGTGGGTGAGGCCACCGTGCCGCACCTGAAACTGTTCAACAACCTGCTCGAGATCGACGAGATCGAATTCGTCAAACGGACGCAGGGCACGTTCAAGCTGGGCATCCAGTTCAACGACTGGGGCCAGCTGGGCGATTCATACATCCATGGTTTCGGCAAGATAGGGCACGACGTCAGCCTGTTGCCGTTCCATCAGTTCTGGCTGAAGGCGCGCCAGCATGGCCTGGCCGACGAGATCGGCGCCTACTCGCTGAACACCGTGGCCGCGCCGCAGGGCAAGTTCATGGCCTCGGCCACCGACGTGCCGCCGCAGTCGCCGCTCGCCGACATCGCCTACGCCTACCATTTCGACGCCGGCCTGTATGCCGCCTACCTGCGCCAGTACGCCGAGCAACGCGGCGTGCGGCGGATCGAGGGGCGGGTCGAGCAGGTGGAGCTGCGCCCCGACGACGGTTTCGTCGAGGCGGTCACGCTGGCGGATGGTCAGCGTGTCGAGGGCGACCTGTTTATCGACTGCTCCGGGTTTCGCGGCCTGCTGATCGAGCAGGCGCTGCACGCGGGCTACGAAAGCTATACGCAGTGGCTGCCGTGCGATCGTGCGCTGGCGGTGCCCAGCGAGCGACACGGGCCGCCCGCGCCGTTCACCCGTTCCACCGCGCGGACGGCCGGCTGGCAGTGGCGGATTCCGCTGCAGCACCGCACCGGCAACGGCTACGTCTATTCCAGCGCCCATGTGGGCGATGACGAGGCCGCGGCGACGCTGCTGGCCAACCTGGACGGGCGCGCACTGGGCGAACCGCGGCTGCTGCGCTTCAACACCGGCATGCGCCGCAGGACCTGGTATCGCAACGTGGTGGCGCTGGGGCTGGCGGCCGGTTTCATGGAGCCGCTGGAATCGACCGGCATCTATCTGATCCAGTCGGGCATCGCGCGTCTGCTCAACCTGTTTCCGCGGGCGGGTTTCAGCGAAGTGGTGGCGGAGCGCTACAACGCGCAGACTCGCTTCGAGTACGAGCGCATCCGCGATTTCCTGATCCTGCATTACTACGCCACGCGACGCGACGACACGGCGTTCTGGAACCAGTGCCGCACGATGGCCATTCCCGACACGCTGCGCGCAAACATCGAACTGTTCCGCGACAGCGGGCGCTTCTTCCGCGAAGGCGAGGAGATGTTCGCCCAGGTCAGCTGGGTGCAGGTGATGCTGGGGCAGGGCATCCAGCCGCACAGCTATCACCCGCTGGTCGACCAGATGCCCGAGCACGAACTGGGTGCCTTCGTCGCCGGCGTGGGCAAGGTGATCGCGCACTGCGTGGACGCGATGCCGCCGCATGAGGCGTTCATCGCACGCTACTGCGCCGCCGACCCGGCTGCATGATTCCTCCGGCGCCGGAGGGATGGCGGCGCCGACACTTTCCCGAGCAACGAAGCTATTTCCGAGTAACCGATCAGTGAGCCTTTCGAACGTGCGTCAACGTGTTTTTCCCATCCTGCTGGCGGTTGCCGCCGCCGCGGTCACGACGACGGCCGGCGCCGCGCCGTCGAGCCCGGCCGACGTGAAGATGCCGGCCGGGTGGTCGGGCAGCTATGCCACCCTGCCCGGGCAGGACAAGGCCTTCATCAACGACCTTGAGCGCCGTACCTTCGACTGGTTCTGGGACAGCGCCGATCCGAAGACCGGGCTGGTTCCCGATCATTTCCCCGGCAAGTCGTTTTCCAGCATCGCCGCGGTCGGCTTTGCGTTGACCGGCTATGGCATCGGCGTGGAACGTGGCTACATCACGCGCGCGCAGGCGGTCGATCGCACGCTGGCGACGCTGCGCTTCTTCAGCGATGCCCCGCAGAATGCCAGCGAGGACGAAGCCACCGGTTACCACGGCTTCTTCTATCACTTCCTCGACATGCGCAGTGGCCGCCGCGATGCGCGCTGGGTCGAGCTGTCCAGCGTGGACACCACCCTGCTGATGGGCGGCGTGCTGTTCGCACAGAGTTACTACGACCGCGATACGCCGAAGGAACGCGAGATCCGCCAGCTGGCCGACCAGCTCTACCGGGCCGTCGACTGGCCCTGGATGCAGGCGCGCAAGCCGCTGATCAGCATGGGCTGGACGCCGGGCGGCAAGTTCATCCCGGCCGACTGGAAAGGCTACGACGAGGGCAAGCTGGTCTACATCCTGGCGCTGGGTTCGCCCACCCATCCGGTCGGCAGCGACGCATGGGCTGCCTGGTGCTCGACCTATCCGAAGCAGTGGGGCACGTTCGAGGGCTACACCCTGCTCAACTTCGGCCCGCTGTTCGGTCACCAGTACACCGAATCGTGGGTGGATTTTCACGGCATACGCGACGCATGGAGCCGTGCGCATGGCCTGGATTACGCCGAGAACGGCCGGCGCGCCACGTATGCGCAGCGCGCCTACGCCATTGCCAATCCGGGCCACTGGACCGGCTATGGACCGGATATGTGGGGGCTGACCGCGAGCGACGGGCCGGGTGACGTGAGCCTGCCGTCGGCGCAGGGCGAACGCCATTTCCACGGCTACATGGCGCGCGGTGCGGGGCTGGGCGACGTCCACGACGACGGCACCATCGCGCCGACCGCGGCAGGTGGCTCCATCGCTTTCGCGCCGACGATCGTGGTGCCGGCGCTGATGACCATGAAGCAGCGCTACGGCCGCTACATCTACGACCGCTACGGCTTCGTCGATGCCTTCAACCCGAGCTTCCACGGCACCCCGAAAAGCGGCCGCACCTATCCCGGTTTCGGCTGGGCCGACACCCAGCAGCTGGGTATCGACCAGGGCCCGATCCTGCTGATGATCGAGAACTGGCGCAGCGGCTTTGTCTGGAACGTGATGAAGAAGAACCCGTACATCCGTCGTGGCCTGGAACGTGCGGGCTTCACCGGTGGATGGTTGACGCCACGCTGATGGAGCACGCTGCGGAGCCCGAATGAGCATGATCACGCGCGCACTGGCCGGTATCCGGCATCCCCGCTTTGGCGGGGGAGCCATTCCGGCAGTGCGCGGTCGTGACAGGCACGGAACGGGCGCAGTCGGCAGCTTGCCAGTCGGCATGAAGCACGTGCTGATGCTGGCGTTTGCATCGCTGTGGCTGGCCGGCTGCGCCGCCCGCGGCAGCGACACGCATACGCTGGTGTTCTGGACCTTCGGTCCCGAGGGTGATGCGGTCATCCGGCTGCTGCCCGCGTTCGAGCGGACGCACCCGGACATCCATGTCGAGGTGCAGCAGCTGCCGCTGAGCGCCGCCCACCAGAAGCTGCTCACCGCGATCGCCGGCGGTACCGTGCCGGACATGGCGCAGCTGGGCAATACCTGGCTGCCGGAACTGGTGGCGCTGCACGCGCTGGTACCGTTGCAGCAACGTGTCGACGCTTCGTCGACGGTGAAGCCGTCGGACTATTTCGGCAGCATCTGGTCGACCAATGTCATCGACGGCCAGCTCTACGGCATCCCCTGGTACATCGATACGCGGCTGCTGTTCTACCGTACCGACCTGCTGCGCAAGGCGGGCTTCGACGCACCACCGCAGAGCTGGGCCCAGTGGCGCCGCATGCTGGCTGCGCTGAGTCATCCGCGCCGCAAGATCTACGGCATCCTGATGCCGACCAACGAGTACGACCAGCTGCTTTCGCTGGCGCTGCAGGAGCCCGAGCCGCTGCTGCGTGACGGCAACCGCTACGGCAATTTCGAAAGCGCCGGGTTCAAGCGGGCGCTGCGCTTCTACGTAGACACCTTCCGCCTGCACCAGGCGCCGGATGTCACCAATGTGGAAGTGACCAACCCATGGGAGGAGTTCGGGCGCGGCGTGTATGCGTTCTACCTGTCCGGGCCGTGGAACATCGCCGAGTTCCGCAAGCGCCTGCCGGCGGATGAGCAGGACGACTGGTCAACCGCGCCGCTGCCCGGACCGGACGGCCCCGGCGCCGGCCTGGCCGGTGGCGCCAGCCTGGTGGTGTTCCGTGCCTCGCGGCACCAGCGCGCGGCCTGGGCGCTGATCGACTACCTGTCGCGGGCGCAGGTGCAGCAGCACTTCTACCGGCTCACCGGCGACATGCCGCCGCGACGCAGTAGCTGGAACAGTCCGTTGCTCGGCGGCGATCCGAAGCTGCGGGCGTTCCGCGAGCAACTGGAGCGGGTGAAGCCCACGCCCGCGGTACCCGAGTGGGAGCGCATCGCCGACATGATGCAGCAGGTCGCGGCACGCGCCGTGGCCGGGGAGCTGACGGTGGACCAGGCGGCGGCCGAGATGGATCGCCGTGCCGACCGCATTCTGGCCAAGCGGCGCTGGATGCTCGATCACGCGGAGGCACGCCGATGAACGCCTCGCGCGCGGCCTGGCTGTTCCTGGCACCGGCGCTGCTGGTGCTCGGGGTGTTCTTCCTGTTGCCCGTGCTGGGCGCGCTGCTGCTCAGCTTCACCGACTACGACCTGTACGCGCTGGCCAACCTGCACAACCTGCGTTTCGTGGCGCTGGGCAACTACTGGGCGCTGCTGCACCGGCCGCTGTTCTGGGCCGCGCTGGGACACACCTTCTATTTCGTGGTGGTCGGCGTGCCCCTTTCGATGGCGGCATCGCTGGGCGCGGCGTTGCTGCTGCATTCGCGGCTGGCACGCTTCAAGCCGTTCTTCCGCACGGCGCTGTTCGCGCCAGTGGTCACCACCGCGGTGGCGATGGCGGTGGTGTGGCGCTACCTGTTCAACACCAAGTATGGCTGGGCCAACCATCTGCTGGGCATGCTCGGCATCCATCCGGTGAACTGGCTGGGCGACCCGCACTGGGCCATGCCCACGATCATCCTGTTCGCGGTGTGGAAGAACTTCGGCTACAACATGATCATCTTCCTGGCCGGCTTGCAGGCGGTGCCGCTGGAGCTTTACGAGGCGGCGCGCATCGACGGCGCCTCGACCTGGCGGCAGTTCCGTCATGTCACCCTGCCGATGCTGGGACCGACCCTGCTGATGGTGGCGATCCTCACCGTGTCGGGCTATTTCCAGTTGTTCGCCGAGCCCTACGTGATGACCGAGGGCGGCCCGCTGCAGAGCACCACCAGCGTGCTCTACCTGATGTACGAAGACGGCTTCAAGTGGTGGAACCTGGGCACGGCCTCGGCCGAGGCCTTCGTGTTGTTCATGGTGATGTTCGCGGTGACCGCGGCGATGCTGCGGCTGGCGCGGCGCAGGGAGGCGGCATGAATCCCCGGCTGGCCAGGGCACTGGTCAACGGCCTGCTGCTCGGGGCGGCGGCGGTGGCGTTGTTCCCGCTGCTGTGGATGCTGGCGGTGTCGTTCATGCCGGCGGGCACGTCCAACGCGCTGCCGCCGCCGCTGTGGCCATCGCATCCCACGCTGGACAACTATCGCCGGCTGTTCGGGCAGGCGGGCATGGGCAGTTATCTGGCCAACAGCCTGCTGATCGCCGGCACGATCACGCTGCTCTCGCTGGTGTTCAACCTGCTGGCCGGCTATGCCTTCGCCAAGCTGCGCTTCGCCGGACGCGAACGCCTGTTCCGCGTGCTGCTGGGCCTGCTGGTGGTGCCGGCACAGGTGGCGATGCTGCCGCTGTTCCTGATGTTCAAGTACACCGGCCTGGTCGACAGCTATGTTGGCGTGGTGCTGCCCGGCATGGCTTCGGTGCTCGGTATCTTCCTGGTGCGCCAGTACGCGCGCGGCCTGCCCGACGAGCTGCTGGAAGCCGCGCGCATCGATGGTGCCAGCGAGCTCTACATCTTCATGCGCATCGTGCTTCCGCTGCTGCGACCGGTGGTGGCGACGCTGGCGATCCTCACCTTCCTCACGGCGTGGAACGACTTCATGTGGCCGCTGATCGAGCTGACCGACCAGGGGCATTACACGTTGCCGCTGGGGCTGGCCTCGATGGCGCGCGAGCACACCGAGGGGACCGAGCAGATGATGGCCGGTTCGGTACTCACCGTGCTGCCGGTGCTGGCCTTGTTCCTGGCCATGCAGCGGCAGTACCTCGACGGCCTGCTGCTGGGGAGCGTGAAGGGATGAACAGGGCCGTGCCGGTGAGCGATGCCTGCCGCAGCGTGGCCTCAGCCGATGCGCGTCCCGTCGTGCGGGTCGAAGAAATGCAGACGCTGCGGATCGAGACCCAGCCGCACCGTGTCGCAGGCGGCGCAGGCCGTGCCGGGCGGGGTGCGCGCGACCAGCGCGAGTTCGCCATGGCGCAGGTTGAGAAACACTTCGTTGCCCACCGGTTCGACCACCTCCAGGCGCGCCGCGAGCGCCATGCCGGGATCGTCGCCGGCCAGCAGGCGCAGGTCTTCCGGGCGGATGCCGACCACCACCTGGCGGTCGTGCCAGCGTTCCAGTGCAGCGTGTTGTGGCGGCAGGCCGAGCCGGATGCTGCCTGCGGCGGTGGCCAGGGTGAGTCCGTCGTCGTGGTGCAGGGTGCCGTGCAGCAGGTTCATCGCCGGGCTGCCCAGGAAGCCCGCGACAAACAGGTTGGCAGGGCGCTCGTAGAGGTTCATCGGCGTGTCGATCTGCTGGATCTCGCCGTTGTCGAACACCACGATGCGCTGTCCCAGCGTCATCGCCTCGACCTGGTCATGGGTGACGTAGATGGTGGTGCTGCCGAAGCGACGATGCAGGCGTGCGATTTCGACCCGCGTCGACAGACGCAGGCGCGCATCGAGATTCGACAGCGGTTCGTCGAGCAGGAACACCGCGGGCTGGCGCACCATCGCACGGCCCAGCGCCACGCGCTGACGCTGTCCGCCGGACAGCGCCGCTGGGCGCGCGGCCAGCTTGTGTTCCAGCTCCAGCAGGCGCGCCACTTCGTCCACGCGCCGCGCGATGTCCGCCCTGGGCATGCCGCGCAGGTGCAGGCCGAAGCCCATGTTCTCGGCCACCGTCATGTGCGGATAGAGCGCGTAGTTCTGGAAGACCATCGCGATATCGCGGTCCTTCGGCGGCACGTCGTTCATCACCTGTCCGCCGATGCTCAGCGTGCCGGCGGTGATGGTTTCCAGCCCCGCGATCATGCGCAGCAGGGTGGTCTTGCCGCAGCCCGACGGTCCCACCAGTACCAGCAGTTCGCCGTCGTCGATATCGAAGCTGGCATCGGCGACCGCGACATGGCCGTTGGGATAGACCTTGCGCAGGTTCTCGAGACTGACAGTGGCCATCGGCGTTGCATGCTCCCTGGTGGGCATCACGGTTCGGCGGTTGCAGTCGCGGGAAGGGGTTTCAACAGCGTGCATCCCGGGACGGCGTTCGGCTATTCTCGGCATGTAATCGATTACATCAAGCCGCAGTGCGGCATTCGCGAGTTCCAGAATCCATGACCCGACGCTACCGCTTTCCGGACGGCTTCCTCTGGGGGGCGGCTACATCCGCCTACCAGATCGAAGGCTCGCCACTCGCCGACGGCGCCGGACCCAGCATATGGCAACGCTTCGCGCACACGCCGGGCATGATGGCCGATGGCGATACCGGCGACGTGGCCTGCGACCATTACCGCCGCTACCGGGACGACGTGCAGCTGATGCGCGCACTGGGCCTGAAAAGCTATCGCTTCAGCGTGAACTGGTCGCGCGTGCTGCCCGAGGGCACCGGGCGGATCAACCCGAAAGGCCTGGAC
This window of the Dyella sp. A6 genome carries:
- a CDS encoding TonB-dependent receptor domain-containing protein, producing MSHQKHFKKRLLAGAVVAAMSAALPTMVWAQSADATLRGHAPAEAIVTAKNVATGAVRVTRSDKDGSYALVGMPPGTYQVDAGPGTQHTVTLTVASTATLDLQKAATVAAAASATNLGAVTVNATTLQDVKTSEVGQTVSLHQINTTPEASRNFLEFADTVPGMVFTRDANGNTSLRSGAQASSAINVYIDGVGQKNYVLPGGITGQNASQGNPFPQLAIGEYKVITSNYKAEYDQISSAAVVAQTKSGTNQFHGDVFGDYTNTRMRAETPAEQAAGKKTPSHEKDYGFDLGGPIIKDKAHFFITYEGKEFNTPTTVVPGVDTAYVSQLPASVQSLFGPTNLSFKENDWFGKIDYEPTDRDRFEFSGKYRHETSIGGVGGVTAATAALNTINTDKRFDIRWDHSAYSWFNRLQVTYENAFFSPTPATFGAGAAYTPASNQNQVILQTGNSPLAQQNKGQKGPAIQDDLTFNDFEWHGDHVVKMGVKYKAVKLLAQDAGDANALFSYAVSPTSGTESIPYKVQFGSPVPGLSPVATSSDKQFGMYVQDDWAVNEHLTLNLGVRWDYEETPSYLNYVTPANVVAALNSQDPKAPAGQTYAQSLAKGGVNVNDYISTGHNRHAPKNEWQPRLGFSYDINGDQDHVIFGGYGRSYDRNLYESLQVEQTKSVLSQPTLYFNTPMEPCTSSSTCLTWDPKYLNISALQALVAGSTAGKEIDLVNNNLKAPYSDQFSIGMRNRVGEWNTSVSLVDIRSHNGLVYTLGNRYPDGAFWQKGSQPWGDGVPGFGSLIIGNNGLQTHTKQVLIEVDKPYTHESHWGATIAYTYSDAWQNNDNNDPTDQYAFDFATIGNYPYTRSGVSKHRLVATGSLDGPWGLVFGAKLTLATPIPDLGLACYGLTPTNVDQGRTNGGGCQSYSIAPPGNGRFLIGGKIFGYRDFDFQATKNFRVWGGLNAYARLDVINAFNWNNYVGYLQSFGSNGVLNRTPVIYNPTGDITGYPRTVRLSVGMSF
- a CDS encoding tryptophan halogenase family protein; the protein is MNEQTVKRIVIVGGGTAGWMAAAAMAKVLGPGYTVQLVESEEIGTVGVGEATVPHLKLFNNLLEIDEIEFVKRTQGTFKLGIQFNDWGQLGDSYIHGFGKIGHDVSLLPFHQFWLKARQHGLADEIGAYSLNTVAAPQGKFMASATDVPPQSPLADIAYAYHFDAGLYAAYLRQYAEQRGVRRIEGRVEQVELRPDDGFVEAVTLADGQRVEGDLFIDCSGFRGLLIEQALHAGYESYTQWLPCDRALAVPSERHGPPAPFTRSTARTAGWQWRIPLQHRTGNGYVYSSAHVGDDEAAATLLANLDGRALGEPRLLRFNTGMRRRTWYRNVVALGLAAGFMEPLESTGIYLIQSGIARLLNLFPRAGFSEVVAERYNAQTRFEYERIRDFLILHYYATRRDDTAFWNQCRTMAIPDTLRANIELFRDSGRFFREGEEMFAQVSWVQVMLGQGIQPHSYHPLVDQMPEHELGAFVAGVGKVIAHCVDAMPPHEAFIARYCAADPAA
- a CDS encoding glucoamylase family protein, producing the protein MRQRVFPILLAVAAAAVTTTAGAAPSSPADVKMPAGWSGSYATLPGQDKAFINDLERRTFDWFWDSADPKTGLVPDHFPGKSFSSIAAVGFALTGYGIGVERGYITRAQAVDRTLATLRFFSDAPQNASEDEATGYHGFFYHFLDMRSGRRDARWVELSSVDTTLLMGGVLFAQSYYDRDTPKEREIRQLADQLYRAVDWPWMQARKPLISMGWTPGGKFIPADWKGYDEGKLVYILALGSPTHPVGSDAWAAWCSTYPKQWGTFEGYTLLNFGPLFGHQYTESWVDFHGIRDAWSRAHGLDYAENGRRATYAQRAYAIANPGHWTGYGPDMWGLTASDGPGDVSLPSAQGERHFHGYMARGAGLGDVHDDGTIAPTAAGGSIAFAPTIVVPALMTMKQRYGRYIYDRYGFVDAFNPSFHGTPKSGRTYPGFGWADTQQLGIDQGPILLMIENWRSGFVWNVMKKNPYIRRGLERAGFTGGWLTPR
- a CDS encoding sugar ABC transporter substrate-binding protein; the encoded protein is MLAFASLWLAGCAARGSDTHTLVFWTFGPEGDAVIRLLPAFERTHPDIHVEVQQLPLSAAHQKLLTAIAGGTVPDMAQLGNTWLPELVALHALVPLQQRVDASSTVKPSDYFGSIWSTNVIDGQLYGIPWYIDTRLLFYRTDLLRKAGFDAPPQSWAQWRRMLAALSHPRRKIYGILMPTNEYDQLLSLALQEPEPLLRDGNRYGNFESAGFKRALRFYVDTFRLHQAPDVTNVEVTNPWEEFGRGVYAFYLSGPWNIAEFRKRLPADEQDDWSTAPLPGPDGPGAGLAGGASLVVFRASRHQRAAWALIDYLSRAQVQQHFYRLTGDMPPRRSSWNSPLLGGDPKLRAFREQLERVKPTPAVPEWERIADMMQQVAARAVAGELTVDQAAAEMDRRADRILAKRRWMLDHAEARR
- a CDS encoding sugar ABC transporter permease; translated protein: MNASRAAWLFLAPALLVLGVFFLLPVLGALLLSFTDYDLYALANLHNLRFVALGNYWALLHRPLFWAALGHTFYFVVVGVPLSMAASLGAALLLHSRLARFKPFFRTALFAPVVTTAVAMAVVWRYLFNTKYGWANHLLGMLGIHPVNWLGDPHWAMPTIILFAVWKNFGYNMIIFLAGLQAVPLELYEAARIDGASTWRQFRHVTLPMLGPTLLMVAILTVSGYFQLFAEPYVMTEGGPLQSTTSVLYLMYEDGFKWWNLGTASAEAFVLFMVMFAVTAAMLRLARRREAA
- a CDS encoding carbohydrate ABC transporter permease → MNPRLARALVNGLLLGAAAVALFPLLWMLAVSFMPAGTSNALPPPLWPSHPTLDNYRRLFGQAGMGSYLANSLLIAGTITLLSLVFNLLAGYAFAKLRFAGRERLFRVLLGLLVVPAQVAMLPLFLMFKYTGLVDSYVGVVLPGMASVLGIFLVRQYARGLPDELLEAARIDGASELYIFMRIVLPLLRPVVATLAILTFLTAWNDFMWPLIELTDQGHYTLPLGLASMAREHTEGTEQMMAGSVLTVLPVLALFLAMQRQYLDGLLLGSVKG
- a CDS encoding sn-glycerol-3-phosphate ABC transporter ATP-binding protein UgpC, which produces MATVSLENLRKVYPNGHVAVADASFDIDDGELLVLVGPSGCGKTTLLRMIAGLETITAGTLSIGGQVMNDVPPKDRDIAMVFQNYALYPHMTVAENMGFGLHLRGMPRADIARRVDEVARLLELEHKLAARPAALSGGQRQRVALGRAMVRQPAVFLLDEPLSNLDARLRLSTRVEIARLHRRFGSTTIYVTHDQVEAMTLGQRIVVFDNGEIQQIDTPMNLYERPANLFVAGFLGSPAMNLLHGTLHHDDGLTLATAAGSIRLGLPPQHAALERWHDRQVVVGIRPEDLRLLAGDDPGMALAARLEVVEPVGNEVFLNLRHGELALVARTPPGTACAACDTVRLGLDPQRLHFFDPHDGTRIG